A part of Melittangium boletus DSM 14713 genomic DNA contains:
- a CDS encoding response regulator, whose protein sequence is MPHILIVDDEQDLAELIDFNLRAAGFSTRVASTGEAALSAAREQPTDVVLLDVMLPDMSGVDVCRQLRTTPPTRDVLVVMLTAKGEETDRVRGFEVGADDYVTKPFSVRELVLRLKAILRRGGSSREESVALRLGPLLLDTSSHRFFVDGKEVVLTALEFKLLEHLLSRMGRVQSRELLLEEVWGLSSHLETRTIDTHIMRLRDKLGSARAYLETVRGVGYRLVEPGEA, encoded by the coding sequence ATGCCCCACATCCTCATCGTCGATGATGAGCAGGACCTCGCCGAGCTCATCGACTTCAATCTGCGCGCCGCCGGCTTCTCCACCCGGGTCGCGTCCACGGGAGAGGCCGCGCTGTCGGCCGCCCGCGAGCAGCCCACGGATGTCGTCCTCCTGGACGTGATGTTGCCGGACATGTCCGGCGTGGACGTGTGCCGCCAACTGCGCACCACCCCGCCCACGCGGGATGTGCTCGTCGTCATGCTCACCGCCAAGGGCGAGGAGACGGACCGGGTGCGGGGCTTCGAGGTGGGGGCCGACGACTACGTCACCAAGCCCTTCAGCGTCCGGGAGCTCGTCCTGCGGCTCAAGGCCATCCTGCGCCGGGGAGGCTCGAGCCGGGAGGAGTCCGTCGCGCTCCGGCTCGGCCCCCTGCTGCTCGACACCTCCTCCCACCGCTTCTTCGTGGACGGCAAGGAGGTGGTGCTCACCGCGCTCGAGTTCAAGCTCCTCGAGCACCTGTTATCGCGCATGGGCCGGGTGCAGTCGCGAGAGCTGTTGCTCGAGGAGGTGTGGGGGCTGTCCAGCCACCTGGAGACGCGCACCATCGACACGCACATCATGCGCCTGCGCGACAAGCTCGGCTCCGCCCGGGCCTATCTGGAGACGGTACGAGGGGTCGGCTACCGCCTCGTCGAGCCAGGAGAGGCCTGA
- the pstC gene encoding phosphate ABC transporter permease subunit PstC, producing the protein MQGQGLVGTAAVAPRLSSAARRRQLREKVIAGIITAMAFTGIAALVLILVFVAKEALGLFLDAEARHEASPSKMFLPQVVRAGKPPAFVWQPVSSVPKVSMIPLFIGTLKTTLVSMLVAVPVGVAAALFVAEFASRRLRELLKPTIEMLAGIPSVVLGFVALMVFASFMQDTFGLGSRLNALVAGLGLSLAIVPVIFTVAEDALTAVPRSYREASLALGATPWETAWKVVLPAAAPGILAACVLGFGRAIGETMIVLMASGNAAIVSASLSDSVRTLSATIAAEMGEVVVGSPHYSLLFFIGVELFVFTFLLNMLANTWTRRVLKRLSGAGA; encoded by the coding sequence ATGCAGGGTCAGGGACTCGTGGGAACGGCGGCGGTGGCGCCGCGGCTCTCCTCCGCGGCCCGGCGCAGACAACTGCGCGAGAAGGTCATCGCCGGCATCATCACGGCCATGGCCTTCACGGGCATCGCGGCGCTGGTGCTCATCCTCGTCTTCGTGGCCAAGGAGGCGCTGGGGCTCTTCCTCGACGCCGAGGCCCGCCACGAGGCGAGCCCGTCGAAGATGTTCCTGCCGCAGGTGGTGCGCGCGGGCAAGCCCCCGGCCTTCGTCTGGCAGCCGGTGTCGTCGGTGCCCAAGGTGAGCATGATTCCGCTCTTCATCGGCACGCTGAAGACGACGCTCGTGTCCATGCTGGTGGCGGTGCCGGTGGGCGTGGCGGCCGCGCTGTTCGTGGCCGAGTTCGCGTCCCGGCGGCTGCGCGAGCTGCTCAAGCCCACCATCGAGATGCTCGCGGGCATTCCCTCGGTGGTGCTGGGCTTCGTGGCGCTGATGGTGTTCGCCAGCTTCATGCAGGACACGTTCGGGCTGGGCTCGCGGCTCAACGCGCTGGTGGCGGGGCTGGGCCTGTCGCTCGCGATCGTCCCCGTCATCTTCACCGTGGCGGAGGACGCGCTCACGGCGGTGCCGCGCAGCTACCGCGAGGCGTCGCTGGCGCTCGGCGCGACGCCCTGGGAGACGGCCTGGAAGGTGGTGCTGCCCGCGGCCGCCCCGGGCATCCTCGCCGCGTGCGTGCTGGGCTTCGGCCGGGCCATCGGCGAGACGATGATCGTCCTGATGGCCTCGGGCAACGCGGCCATCGTCTCGGCCTCCCTGTCGGACTCGGTGCGCACGCTGTCGGCCACCATCGCCGCGGAGATGGGCGAGGTGGTGGTGGGCAGCCCCCACTATTCGCTGCTCTTCTTCATCGGGGTGGAGCTCTTCGTCTTCACCTTCCTCCTCAACATGCTGGCGAACACCTGGACCCGCCGGGTCCTCAAGCGTTTGTCGGGAGCGGGCGCATGA
- a CDS encoding response regulator, producing the protein MASADDARKVLVVDDDADWREFLRLCLEELGYEAIEAANGQEALDSLARQRYGVMLLDLNMPGMNGLEVLERMPRGDPPRVVLLTAAAVQDVGGALRSGPHYYLPKGASRDQLSLLLQSLNV; encoded by the coding sequence ATGGCTTCCGCGGATGACGCGCGCAAAGTACTGGTCGTCGACGACGACGCAGATTGGCGGGAGTTCCTTCGCTTGTGCCTGGAAGAGCTCGGTTACGAAGCCATCGAAGCGGCCAATGGTCAGGAGGCCCTCGACTCGCTGGCGCGGCAGCGCTACGGCGTGATGCTCCTGGATCTGAACATGCCCGGGATGAACGGCCTCGAGGTCCTGGAGCGGATGCCGCGAGGAGATCCGCCCCGCGTGGTGCTGTTGACGGCCGCGGCGGTGCAGGACGTGGGCGGCGCGCTCCGCTCCGGGCCGCACTACTACCTGCCCAAGGGCGCCAGCCGGGATCAGCTCTCGCTGCTGCTCCAGTCCCTCAACGTCTGA
- a CDS encoding metallophosphoesterase family protein, producing MARLGWLHLSDLHLGIHGSRLLQPEYREALHQDLRGLHARAGPWSLVLISGDLTLTGSPREFELLNSALDSLWTLLRELGSEPCLLVVPGDHDIRRDPNPRLPDLGSRYRALEARKAFRAESPGQVERTVWKGFAAFNDWFSTWRHMHPSSQLTSFRPGLLPGDFAATVASEGVTVGVIGLNSSFRSSARDGLEGMNEIDVEQVEAATGQDLRAWARPHDALLLLTHHPPSKLRDALLTELGERLAFPGRPLLHLCGDRLTEGGSLLGVPPRPWSRSLHASDLFSELPRSSHAPGSGYLAGQLQLTGMGGRLELFPRSTFMTEDGTLVLEPDTRTLSGDRESIEIPWSELLQERPSSVSPSAPEAPAPRPTRPEPPSPDSPIRILHLSDLHVEAGQDPHNLLQPLAADLRGKPPRGLGVERLDHLVISGDLTQKASPQEFEKARAFVSELLEEFGLTPRQCIIVPGNHDLDWSAQVYAERFKNFSDFFYQPLFQRAYPLPPEEQCLSFFFRESRIQFLALNSAWEIDKHFTERSSIHEGALSRGLRAADRELGRESNVLRMAVWHHPITGNEKIKDDAFTSRLSQADVRVCLHGHVHEIRADLLDPTHPWRSMHVIGAGSFGAPYRDRPESVPRLYNLLEVERELHRLRVHVRSRPKQGGAWGPEPQWPNARTGEIRPYYDVTLS from the coding sequence GTGGCTCGACTCGGATGGCTGCACCTGTCGGATCTTCACCTGGGCATCCATGGCTCACGGCTGCTGCAACCCGAGTACAGGGAAGCCCTCCATCAGGACCTGCGCGGGCTCCATGCGCGCGCGGGTCCGTGGAGTCTGGTCCTCATCTCGGGCGACCTCACGCTGACGGGCAGTCCCCGTGAATTCGAGCTGCTGAACTCCGCGCTGGACTCCCTGTGGACGCTCCTGCGCGAGCTGGGCTCGGAGCCATGCCTGCTCGTGGTGCCCGGCGACCATGACATCCGGCGGGACCCGAACCCCCGGCTCCCGGATCTGGGAAGCCGCTACCGGGCCCTGGAAGCACGAAAGGCCTTCCGGGCGGAGAGCCCGGGCCAGGTGGAGCGGACCGTCTGGAAGGGGTTCGCGGCCTTCAACGACTGGTTCAGCACCTGGCGGCACATGCACCCGTCCTCCCAGCTCACCTCCTTCCGCCCGGGGCTGCTTCCCGGAGACTTCGCCGCCACCGTGGCCTCCGAGGGCGTGACGGTGGGCGTCATCGGGCTCAACTCCAGCTTCCGGAGCTCGGCCCGGGACGGCTTGGAGGGCATGAACGAGATCGACGTGGAGCAGGTGGAAGCGGCCACGGGGCAGGACCTCCGGGCCTGGGCGCGCCCCCATGACGCGCTCCTGCTGCTGACGCACCATCCCCCGTCGAAGCTGCGCGACGCGCTCCTCACCGAGCTGGGAGAACGGCTCGCCTTCCCGGGACGCCCGCTCCTGCATCTGTGTGGCGACCGGCTCACCGAGGGCGGTTCGCTCCTCGGTGTTCCGCCGCGTCCCTGGTCCCGCTCGCTGCACGCGAGTGACCTCTTCAGCGAGCTGCCCAGGTCGTCGCACGCGCCGGGCTCGGGCTATCTCGCCGGACAGCTCCAGCTCACCGGCATGGGAGGACGGCTCGAGCTCTTTCCGCGAAGCACGTTCATGACGGAGGACGGGACGCTCGTGTTGGAGCCGGACACCCGAACGCTGTCCGGCGACCGCGAGTCCATCGAAATCCCCTGGTCCGAGCTGCTCCAGGAGCGACCGTCCTCCGTGTCCCCGAGCGCTCCCGAGGCACCGGCCCCCCGCCCCACCCGTCCCGAGCCGCCCAGTCCGGACTCTCCCATCCGGATCCTCCATCTGAGCGACCTGCACGTCGAGGCCGGACAGGATCCCCACAACCTGCTCCAGCCGCTCGCCGCGGACCTGCGAGGCAAGCCACCCCGGGGGCTGGGCGTCGAGCGATTGGACCATCTGGTCATCTCGGGAGATCTCACCCAGAAGGCCTCGCCCCAGGAGTTCGAGAAGGCCCGCGCGTTCGTCTCGGAACTCCTCGAGGAATTCGGGCTGACGCCCCGGCAATGCATCATCGTCCCGGGCAACCATGACCTGGACTGGAGCGCCCAGGTCTACGCGGAGCGGTTCAAGAACTTCTCCGACTTCTTCTATCAGCCGCTCTTCCAGCGAGCCTATCCACTCCCGCCCGAGGAGCAGTGTCTCTCGTTCTTCTTCCGCGAGTCGCGCATTCAATTCCTGGCCCTGAACTCCGCGTGGGAGATCGACAAGCACTTCACGGAACGCTCCAGCATCCACGAGGGTGCCCTGTCCCGGGGACTCCGAGCCGCGGACAGGGAACTCGGCCGGGAGTCGAACGTCCTCCGGATGGCGGTCTGGCATCACCCCATCACCGGCAACGAGAAGATCAAGGATGACGCCTTCACGAGCCGCTTGAGCCAGGCGGACGTCCGCGTCTGCCTCCACGGCCACGTCCACGAGATTCGGGCGGACCTCCTCGACCCCACCCACCCGTGGCGGAGCATGCATGTCATCGGAGCGGGGAGCTTCGGGGCTCCCTACCGGGATCGGCCCGAGTCGGTGCCTCGCCTGTACAACCTGTTGGAGGTGGAGAGGGAACTCCACCGGCTCCGGGTCCATGTCCGAAGCCGTCCCAAGCAGGGCGGAGCCTGGGGTCCCGAGCCACAGTGGCCCAACGCGCGAACGGGCGAGATACGTCCGTACTATGACGTGACGCTGTCCTGA
- a CDS encoding metallophosphoesterase family protein, which yields MHLRTLAHLSDLHLDLTPGSDTTARALVESLLSGRVDHVVVTGDLTHQGSQREYRRFREIFAPLLDTGRLTFVPGNHDRTGEDAGGRWMNGQKVRVEHHEGLYLVCVDSTGPHNRNYFACHGVLTPAVLDAVDSALSAAPLGALTAILLHHHVLPLPEESFPERLATRMGWPHASELALGAELVQRIQGRCDLILHGHRHVPREFDLGHPRGRSLRIYNSGSSVELGRFRVFSHAAGRLTGEPVWRQAHLPPTRQRSAPNVMPALQYLASQLSAALL from the coding sequence ATGCACCTGAGAACCCTGGCGCACCTGTCGGACCTGCACCTGGACCTGACCCCCGGCAGTGACACCACCGCCCGCGCGCTCGTCGAGAGCCTGCTCTCCGGCCGCGTGGACCACGTGGTGGTGACGGGCGACCTGACCCACCAAGGCAGCCAGCGCGAGTACCGGCGCTTCCGGGAAATCTTCGCGCCGCTGCTCGACACCGGACGGCTCACCTTCGTCCCCGGCAACCACGATCGCACGGGCGAGGACGCGGGCGGCCGGTGGATGAACGGCCAGAAGGTCCGGGTGGAGCACCACGAGGGCCTGTACCTGGTGTGCGTGGACTCCACGGGTCCCCACAACCGCAACTACTTCGCCTGCCACGGCGTGCTGACCCCCGCCGTCCTGGACGCCGTGGACAGCGCCCTGAGCGCCGCGCCCCTGGGCGCGCTCACCGCGATCCTCCTGCACCACCACGTGCTGCCCCTCCCCGAGGAGAGCTTCCCCGAGCGGCTGGCGACGCGAATGGGCTGGCCCCACGCCTCGGAGCTCGCCCTGGGCGCCGAGCTGGTCCAGCGCATCCAGGGCCGGTGCGATCTCATCCTGCACGGGCACCGGCACGTGCCGCGCGAGTTCGACCTGGGCCACCCCCGGGGACGCTCACTGCGCATCTACAACTCGGGCAGCTCCGTCGAGCTGGGCCGATTCCGCGTCTTCTCGCACGCCGCCGGCCGCCTCACGGGCGAGCCCGTCTGGCGCCAGGCCCACCTGCCGCCCACGCGCCAGCGCTCGGCGCCCAACGTCATGCCCGCGCTGCAGTACCTGGCCTCGCAGTTGTCCGCCGCCCTGCTCTAG
- the pstA gene encoding phosphate ABC transporter permease PstA — translation MKLSWRRGVGGALTSLTGLAALLIVALLAVIFLDVVRGGIGTVSWRFLTEPPSDGMMGGGIFPALYGTAALTLLMTLAVMPVGVLTAVYLHEYAPPGSLLARAVRVAVVNLAGVPSIVFGLFGVGFFIHFVGGSLDRLLGYQELHWAQPGILWASLTLAVLTLPVVIVSTEEALRAVPLEHRTASLALGATQSQTLMRVVLPGALPGILTGAVLAVSRGAGEVAPILFTGAAYFLPDLPHALNSQFMHLGYHSYVLATQSPDVEATRPLLYATVLVLLALTFALNLVAVLIRARTRRRAAAAH, via the coding sequence ATGAAGCTCTCCTGGCGCCGAGGCGTGGGCGGAGCGCTCACGTCCCTCACGGGCCTCGCCGCGCTCCTCATCGTGGCGCTGCTGGCCGTCATCTTCCTGGACGTGGTGCGCGGGGGCATCGGCACGGTGTCCTGGCGCTTCCTCACCGAGCCGCCCTCGGACGGCATGATGGGCGGAGGCATCTTCCCGGCGCTCTACGGCACGGCGGCGCTCACCCTGCTGATGACGCTCGCGGTGATGCCGGTGGGCGTGCTCACGGCGGTGTACCTGCACGAGTACGCGCCGCCGGGCTCGCTCCTGGCCCGGGCGGTGCGCGTGGCCGTCGTCAACCTGGCGGGCGTGCCCTCCATCGTCTTCGGCCTGTTCGGCGTGGGCTTCTTCATCCACTTCGTGGGAGGCAGCCTCGATCGGCTGCTCGGCTACCAGGAGCTGCATTGGGCCCAGCCAGGCATCCTCTGGGCCTCGCTCACGCTGGCGGTGCTCACCCTGCCGGTGGTCATCGTGTCCACGGAGGAAGCGCTGCGCGCGGTGCCCCTGGAGCACCGCACGGCGAGCCTCGCCCTCGGGGCCACGCAGAGCCAGACGCTCATGCGGGTGGTGCTGCCGGGCGCGCTGCCGGGCATCCTCACGGGCGCGGTGCTCGCCGTGTCTCGCGGCGCGGGCGAGGTGGCGCCCATCCTCTTCACCGGCGCGGCCTACTTCCTGCCGGACCTGCCCCACGCGCTCAACTCCCAGTTCATGCACCTGGGCTATCACTCGTACGTGCTCGCCACCCAGTCGCCGGACGTGGAGGCCACCCGGCCGCTGCTGTACGCCACCGTGCTGGTGCTGCTCGCGCTCACCTTCGCCCTCAACCTCGTCGCGGTGCTCATCCGCGCCCGCACCCGCCGGCGCGCCGCCGCGGCCCACTGA
- the pstB gene encoding phosphate ABC transporter ATP-binding protein PstB, whose protein sequence is MESRALTLRYGAKVAVKSVSLTLPEHQVTALIGPSGCGKSTFLRSLNRMNDLISGASHEGTVLLDGTSIHDRNVDVVDLRRRVGMVFQKSNPFPKSIFENVAYGLRVGGMKDKAALAARVEKSLQGAALWDEVKDRLDDSALGLSGGQQQRLCIARALAIEPEVLLMDEPASALDPIATAKIEELIYELKARYTIAIVTHNMQQAARVSERTAFFYMGELVECGPTENIFTNPREKRTEDYVTGKFG, encoded by the coding sequence ATGGAATCCCGCGCGCTCACCCTGCGCTATGGCGCCAAGGTGGCCGTGAAGTCGGTGAGCCTCACCCTGCCCGAGCACCAGGTGACGGCGCTCATCGGCCCCTCGGGCTGCGGCAAGTCCACCTTCCTGCGCTCGCTCAACCGGATGAACGATCTCATCTCCGGCGCCAGCCACGAGGGCACCGTGCTCCTGGACGGCACGAGCATCCACGACCGGAACGTGGACGTGGTGGACCTGCGCCGCCGCGTGGGCATGGTCTTCCAGAAGTCCAACCCCTTCCCCAAGAGCATCTTCGAGAACGTGGCCTACGGTCTGCGCGTGGGGGGGATGAAGGACAAGGCGGCGCTCGCCGCCCGGGTGGAGAAGTCGCTTCAAGGCGCGGCGCTCTGGGACGAGGTGAAGGACCGTCTCGACGACAGTGCCCTGGGCCTGTCCGGCGGCCAGCAGCAGCGCCTGTGCATCGCGCGCGCCCTGGCGATCGAACCCGAGGTGCTCCTCATGGACGAGCCCGCGAGCGCCCTGGATCCCATCGCCACGGCGAAGATCGAGGAGCTCATCTACGAGCTCAAGGCCCGCTACACCATCGCCATCGTCACCCACAACATGCAGCAGGCCGCGCGGGTGAGCGAGCGCACCGCTTTCTTCTACATGGGGGAGCTGGTGGAGTGCGGGCCAACCGAGAACATCTTCACCAATCCGCGCGAGAAGCGCACCGAAGACTACGTCACCGGGAAGTTCGGCTGA
- a CDS encoding metallophosphoesterase family protein: MRVAILADIHGNLPACEAVLEDIARVAPDYIVAAGDLALRGAHPRETVELLFDRCHALIMGNTDCYLAGNYLGGAYRERDHWKTELLQWSRDQLGEAWLKRLGSMPFSTRYSPRRGQDLFVCHANPRNLEDSLDPTLDENTVRRYFQNLDAAAVAFGHLHFPYRRRVGRLLIADVASAGIPRDGDLRPAYGVFTFTPRGWRVQIRRVRYPVRKATQALTARRVPGGPLLIHKLVEARYRHHKALMEAARRHSGLPPPGPVLRPPPGSNLPHRPTPIELPAVDPAALRSADSEEGAPLPIDEEPLPLAVAQDLDG, from the coding sequence ATGCGGGTCGCAATCCTCGCCGACATACACGGCAACCTCCCTGCCTGCGAGGCGGTCCTCGAGGACATCGCCCGTGTCGCGCCCGACTACATCGTGGCCGCCGGCGATCTCGCCCTGCGCGGCGCGCACCCGCGCGAAACGGTGGAGCTGCTCTTCGATCGCTGTCACGCCCTCATCATGGGCAACACCGACTGCTACCTCGCCGGTAACTACCTGGGGGGCGCCTACCGCGAGCGCGACCACTGGAAGACGGAGCTGTTGCAGTGGTCCCGGGATCAACTCGGGGAGGCGTGGCTCAAGCGCCTGGGCTCCATGCCCTTCTCCACGCGCTACTCGCCTCGCCGCGGGCAGGACCTCTTCGTCTGCCACGCCAACCCGCGCAACCTCGAGGACTCGCTGGACCCCACGCTGGACGAGAACACCGTGCGCCGCTACTTCCAGAACCTGGACGCGGCCGCGGTGGCGTTCGGCCACCTGCACTTCCCCTACCGCCGCCGCGTGGGCCGGCTGCTGATCGCCGACGTGGCCAGCGCCGGCATCCCCCGGGACGGAGACCTGCGCCCCGCCTACGGCGTCTTCACCTTCACGCCCCGGGGCTGGCGCGTGCAGATCCGCCGGGTGCGCTATCCGGTGCGCAAGGCCACCCAGGCGCTCACCGCGCGCCGCGTGCCCGGGGGTCCGCTCCTCATCCACAAGCTCGTGGAGGCGCGCTACCGCCACCACAAGGCGTTGATGGAGGCCGCGCGCCGCCACTCGGGGCTGCCGCCGCCCGGTCCGGTGCTGCGCCCGCCCCCCGGCTCCAACCTCCCCCACCGGCCCACGCCGATCGAATTGCCCGCGGTGGACCCCGCGGCCCTGCGCTCGGCCGACTCCGAGGAGGGAGCGCCCCTGCCCATCGACGAGGAGCCGCTTCCCCTGGCCGTGGCACAGGATCTCGACGGCTAG
- a CDS encoding ceramide glucosyltransferase — translation MFTAHALSLALLSAAALGTLALCVQLFCVLRHRWDTSEPVTGTGPTERLSGISILKPLCGVDDDLEANLECFATLGHPAYEVILGVKDTRDPAYPVALAAVARWPDVMKLEMQHGEPGLNPKVNQLITLAAAARYDLLLISDSNTRVGPGYLEEISRAFEDPSVGCVSHPVSGVGEQSLGSLMDNLYLCSTAAAGQIAAKRAAGQDIVVGKSMALRREAVEALDGFYSVRNVLAEDFVIGQWMRRYSGQRAVVARSPVYNVSQKKSVRTFFQRYVRWSIIHHSCIPTPLYLAQSILNPLPWALLSAALSPSTPTLAMAGGVAVVKGLHDVIVFRIMRPGQKTPWMTLPAVLLKDALLFVAWAHGLVVRSVNWRGHSLRVMAGSRLVTPSPERPLSPALPEPQRAAELLAG, via the coding sequence GTGTTCACCGCTCACGCGCTCAGCCTCGCCCTCCTCTCGGCGGCCGCCCTCGGAACCCTCGCCCTCTGCGTCCAGCTCTTCTGCGTGTTGCGCCACCGCTGGGACACCTCGGAGCCCGTCACCGGCACCGGGCCCACGGAGCGGCTGTCGGGCATCTCCATCCTCAAGCCCCTGTGCGGCGTGGACGATGACCTGGAGGCCAACCTCGAGTGCTTCGCCACGCTCGGCCATCCCGCCTATGAGGTGATCCTCGGGGTGAAGGACACGCGCGATCCCGCCTACCCCGTGGCCCTGGCGGCCGTGGCGCGCTGGCCCGATGTGATGAAGCTGGAGATGCAGCACGGCGAGCCCGGCCTCAACCCCAAGGTGAACCAGCTCATCACCCTGGCGGCCGCGGCGCGCTACGACCTCCTGCTCATCAGCGACTCCAACACCCGCGTGGGGCCCGGCTACCTGGAGGAGATCTCCCGCGCCTTCGAGGATCCCTCCGTGGGCTGTGTGTCCCACCCGGTGAGCGGCGTGGGCGAGCAGTCGCTCGGCTCGCTGATGGACAACCTGTACCTGTGCTCCACGGCGGCCGCGGGACAGATCGCCGCCAAGCGGGCCGCGGGCCAGGACATCGTGGTGGGCAAGTCCATGGCGCTGCGCCGCGAGGCGGTGGAAGCGCTGGACGGCTTCTACTCGGTCCGCAACGTGCTCGCGGAGGACTTCGTCATCGGCCAGTGGATGAGGCGCTACAGCGGCCAGCGGGCCGTGGTGGCCCGCTCGCCCGTCTACAACGTGTCCCAGAAGAAGAGCGTCCGGACCTTCTTCCAGCGCTACGTGCGCTGGAGCATCATCCACCACTCCTGCATCCCCACGCCGCTGTACCTGGCGCAGTCCATCCTCAACCCGCTGCCGTGGGCCCTGCTGAGCGCGGCCCTGTCGCCCTCGACGCCGACCCTCGCGATGGCGGGCGGGGTGGCCGTGGTGAAGGGACTCCATGATGTGATCGTCTTCCGCATCATGCGGCCCGGGCAGAAGACGCCGTGGATGACGCTGCCCGCGGTGCTGCTCAAGGACGCGCTGCTCTTCGTGGCCTGGGCCCACGGGCTGGTGGTCCGCTCGGTGAACTGGCGCGGCCATTCGCTGCGCGTGATGGCGGGCTCGCGGCTCGTGACGCCCTCTCCGGAGCGGCCCCTGTCCCCGGCGCTCCCCGAGCCCCAGCGCGCGGCGGAACTGCTCGCGGGCTGA
- the phoU gene encoding phosphate signaling complex protein PhoU, with protein MPSVHTDKAFEADLRDLREKLLAMGAKVEALIADSMRALMERDTPLAEEVAQGDKEVNLLEVEIDEACRRILALRQPAASDLRLITTALKIVTDLERIGDLAVNIAERAKDLNQTPPLKAYVDTPRLAELAQHQVKKALDSFVSSDTAKAEEVLKEDDHLDALYLKIFNELLGYMMEDSKNIRRATALMFIAKHLERIGDHATNVAEMVIYMVRGTDIRHPRSRNLPPGSSRR; from the coding sequence ATGCCGTCAGTGCATACGGACAAGGCGTTCGAGGCGGATCTCAGGGACTTGCGCGAGAAGCTGCTGGCCATGGGCGCCAAGGTGGAAGCGCTCATCGCCGACAGCATGCGCGCGCTCATGGAGCGGGACACGCCGCTCGCCGAGGAGGTCGCCCAGGGAGACAAGGAGGTCAACCTCCTGGAGGTGGAGATCGACGAGGCGTGCCGCCGCATCCTCGCGCTGCGCCAGCCGGCCGCGAGCGATCTGCGCCTCATCACCACCGCCCTGAAGATCGTGACCGACCTGGAGCGCATCGGCGACCTGGCGGTGAACATCGCCGAGCGGGCCAAGGATCTCAATCAGACCCCACCCCTCAAGGCCTATGTGGACACGCCCCGGCTCGCGGAGCTGGCCCAGCACCAGGTGAAGAAGGCCCTGGACTCCTTCGTCTCCTCGGACACGGCCAAGGCCGAGGAAGTGCTCAAGGAAGATGATCACCTGGATGCCCTCTACCTGAAGATCTTCAACGAGCTGCTCGGCTACATGATGGAGGACTCGAAGAACATCCGCCGCGCCACGGCGTTGATGTTCATCGCCAAGCATCTGGAGCGCATCGGAGATCACGCCACCAACGTGGCGGAGATGGTCATCTACATGGTGCGCGGCACGGACATCCGCCACCCGCGCAGCCGCAATCTCCCGCCCGGCTCGTCCCGTCGCTGA
- a CDS encoding phosphate ABC transporter substrate-binding protein, whose product MKTFIASLTAVLLLLLPGAARAGTVTVKGSDTLVILGQRWAEAFMKKNPSIKLQVTGGGSGVGLAALVNGTTDIAMSSRPIKDAENEKLRARSKSPATQIAVAKDGVTFYVHESNKLDALTAEQLRDIYLGDVTSWKDVGGADAPLVVYSRENSSGTYVFVKDHLLKGEDYTASAQTLPGTAAVVNAVAKEKNGIGYGGAAYAKGVKELKVLQGKEAISPSAENIQSGKYPLSRELYFYLRTQPTGDAKAFIDFILSPEGQALATQVGYFPVK is encoded by the coding sequence ATGAAGACGTTCATCGCCTCGCTCACCGCGGTGCTGCTGCTCCTCCTGCCGGGCGCCGCTCGCGCGGGCACGGTCACCGTGAAGGGCTCGGACACCCTCGTCATCCTCGGCCAGCGCTGGGCCGAGGCGTTCATGAAGAAGAACCCCTCCATCAAGCTCCAGGTGACGGGCGGAGGCTCGGGCGTGGGCCTGGCGGCGCTCGTCAACGGCACCACCGACATCGCCATGTCCAGCCGGCCCATCAAGGACGCCGAGAACGAGAAGCTGCGCGCCCGCTCCAAGTCCCCCGCCACGCAGATCGCCGTGGCCAAGGACGGCGTCACCTTCTACGTCCACGAGTCCAACAAGCTCGACGCGCTCACCGCGGAGCAGCTGCGCGACATCTACCTGGGCGACGTGACGAGCTGGAAGGACGTGGGCGGCGCGGACGCGCCCCTGGTCGTCTACTCGCGCGAGAACTCCTCGGGTACCTACGTGTTCGTGAAGGATCACCTGCTCAAGGGCGAGGACTATACCGCCAGCGCCCAGACGCTGCCGGGCACCGCCGCGGTGGTGAACGCGGTGGCCAAGGAGAAGAACGGCATCGGCTACGGCGGCGCCGCCTACGCCAAGGGCGTCAAGGAGCTCAAGGTCCTCCAGGGCAAGGAGGCCATCTCCCCGAGCGCGGAGAACATCCAGAGCGGCAAGTACCCCCTCTCGCGCGAGCTGTACTTCTACCTGCGCACCCAGCCCACCGGGGACGCCAAGGCCTTCATCGACTTCATCCTCTCGCCCGAGGGCCAGGCGCTCGCCACCCAGGTGGGCTACTTCCCGGTGAAGTAG